In one Candidatus Endomicrobium procryptotermitis genomic region, the following are encoded:
- the gyrA gene encoding DNA gyrase subunit A, with product MVKDKDKKHEEAEILEASIAPRNIEDEMKTSYIDYAMSVIVGRALPDVRDGLKPVHRRILYAMKEMGLKHNTPYKKSARVVGDVLGKYHPHGDSAVYEAMVRMAQDWALRYPMVEGQGNFGSIDGDSAAAMRYTEARMDAITDEMLADLDKNTVDFIPNYDGSLKEPLVLPTKLPSLLINGSQGIAVGMATNVPTHNLSEVCDALAALIDDEELPISEIMKYIKGPDFPTGAIILGKGGIKDYMEKGRGSVKMRAKAEVETAKNGRETVIVNEIPYQVNKANLISNIAELVKDKKIDGISDLRDESDRNGIRIVIEIKRDANAQVVLNQLYKHTQMQSSFGVIMLAIVNNRPKVMNIKEMLVHHIEYRKIVITRRTKFELQKAEARAHILEGLKIAIDNLDAVVKTIKESSDIDSARAGLITKFRFTKIQAQAILDMKLHQLTGLERRKLDDEYLELIKFIEKLRSILADSKKVLAIIKEETLEVKKKYGDKRRTQIQIAEADFNIEDLIQEEEVAITMSHTGYIKRISLDTYKAQHRGGRGITAMNTKEEDFVENLFITSSHAYLLFFTSRGRLYWIRAYEIPEGVRTSKGKAIINLLQLAPEEKITAAIPISSLKEKEIKDEYLLMCTRNGTIKKISLMEFSNPRKGGIIAIKLEDGDILVEVKAIRKNPEVLIAAKNGKAVHFKADEVRAIGRTGIGVRGIDIEKDDEVVGMEVLSQKDIVLAVSENGYGKRTEVCEYRLTHRGTSGVINMQTTERNGKVIGIKRANAGEEIMIMTQNGITIRQKVDGISVISRNTQGVRLVKLDPGDKVTAIASVVKEDEEEKSKEEK from the coding sequence ATGGTAAAAGACAAAGACAAAAAGCATGAAGAAGCTGAAATTCTCGAAGCGAGTATCGCTCCGAGAAATATTGAAGATGAAATGAAAACTTCTTATATTGATTATGCCATGAGCGTAATCGTGGGAAGAGCTCTTCCCGATGTGCGCGATGGGTTAAAGCCTGTGCACAGAAGAATTTTGTATGCAATGAAAGAAATGGGGTTAAAACATAATACCCCATATAAAAAGTCAGCCAGAGTGGTAGGTGATGTATTAGGTAAATATCACCCACACGGCGATTCTGCGGTTTATGAAGCGATGGTCAGGATGGCACAAGATTGGGCACTGCGTTATCCTATGGTTGAAGGACAGGGGAATTTCGGCAGCATAGATGGTGACAGCGCTGCGGCAATGCGTTATACCGAAGCCAGAATGGATGCGATTACCGATGAAATGCTGGCTGATTTGGATAAAAATACTGTAGATTTCATACCCAATTATGATGGTTCTTTAAAAGAGCCGCTGGTTCTTCCCACAAAACTTCCGAGTCTCTTAATTAATGGTTCTCAGGGTATAGCCGTTGGTATGGCGACAAATGTTCCGACGCATAATTTGAGCGAAGTCTGCGACGCATTAGCAGCTTTAATCGATGATGAAGAGTTGCCCATTTCTGAAATCATGAAATATATCAAAGGACCTGACTTTCCTACCGGAGCGATAATTTTAGGAAAGGGCGGAATCAAAGATTATATGGAAAAAGGAAGAGGATCGGTGAAAATGAGAGCAAAAGCCGAGGTCGAAACCGCTAAAAATGGCAGAGAAACCGTTATAGTCAACGAAATTCCGTATCAGGTAAATAAAGCAAATCTCATAAGCAATATAGCTGAACTTGTAAAAGACAAAAAAATAGATGGAATTTCAGATTTGCGGGATGAATCTGACCGCAATGGCATAAGAATAGTCATTGAAATAAAAAGGGATGCAAACGCGCAGGTCGTGTTAAATCAGCTTTACAAACACACGCAGATGCAGTCTTCTTTCGGCGTTATAATGCTTGCCATAGTCAACAACAGGCCGAAAGTTATGAACATAAAAGAAATGCTTGTCCATCATATTGAGTACAGAAAAATAGTTATTACCAGAAGAACGAAATTTGAACTTCAAAAAGCCGAAGCCAGAGCTCATATTTTAGAAGGCTTGAAAATTGCCATAGATAATCTTGACGCAGTAGTAAAAACTATTAAAGAATCTTCAGATATCGACAGCGCACGCGCGGGTCTTATAACAAAGTTCAGATTTACGAAAATTCAGGCTCAGGCGATTCTTGACATGAAACTTCATCAGCTGACTGGCCTTGAAAGACGAAAACTTGATGACGAATATCTTGAACTTATAAAATTTATTGAAAAACTCCGTTCGATTCTTGCCGACTCTAAAAAAGTTCTGGCCATTATCAAAGAAGAAACTCTTGAAGTTAAAAAGAAATATGGCGACAAAAGAAGAACGCAGATTCAAATAGCGGAAGCGGATTTTAATATCGAAGATCTCATTCAAGAAGAAGAAGTCGCCATTACCATGTCTCATACAGGCTATATCAAACGCATATCGCTTGATACTTATAAAGCCCAACACAGAGGCGGCCGCGGTATAACGGCGATGAATACCAAAGAAGAAGATTTTGTCGAAAACTTGTTTATTACGAGTTCGCATGCATATCTGCTATTTTTTACATCAAGGGGAAGATTGTACTGGATAAGAGCTTACGAAATTCCCGAAGGCGTTAGAACTTCGAAAGGAAAAGCCATAATAAATCTTTTACAACTTGCTCCGGAAGAAAAAATTACAGCGGCGATTCCTATCAGCTCACTTAAAGAAAAAGAAATAAAAGATGAATATCTGCTGATGTGTACGAGAAACGGCACGATAAAGAAAATTTCACTTATGGAATTTTCAAATCCAAGAAAAGGCGGCATAATAGCCATAAAACTTGAAGACGGCGATATTTTGGTCGAAGTTAAAGCCATAAGAAAAAATCCTGAAGTGCTGATAGCGGCTAAAAACGGAAAAGCAGTCCACTTCAAAGCCGACGAAGTGCGCGCCATAGGCAGAACCGGCATTGGTGTGCGCGGGATAGATATAGAAAAAGATGATGAAGTCGTAGGTATGGAAGTTCTATCGCAAAAAGACATAGTGCTTGCGGTAAGCGAAAATGGCTACGGCAAACGAACGGAGGTTTGCGAATATAGATTAACACACCGCGGCACAAGTGGTGTAATAAATATGCAGACAACAGAACGCAATGGCAAAGTAATAGGCATAAAACGCGCCAACGCCGGCGAAGAAATAATGATAATGACTCAAAACGGCATAACAATAAGACAAAAAGTTGACGGCATCTCAGTAATAAGCAGAAATACCCAAGGTGTAAGACTGGTTAAACTTGACCCGGGCGACAAGGTAACAGCGATTGCAAGTGTTGTGAAGGAAGATGAGGAAGAAAAAAGTAAGGAAGAGAAATAA
- a CDS encoding restriction endonuclease subunit S yields the protein MIAFDRKEFEKLININIRKNIIQKSKYQTDLLENIVDFQSGLWKGYTDDLQLVKVLRNTNFDNGKLSYKNIAEIDVDKEQFKKRQLKYGDIILEKSGGSETQAIGRVALFDKNTEEIYSYSNFCLRIRVKEENKVNPIYLWLFLNDFYNNGGTKPLQNGVRLLNIDLEGYKKINIPLPPKG from the coding sequence ATGATTGCTTTTGACAGGAAAGAATTTGAAAAGCTTATCAATATAAATATTAGAAAGAATATAATACAAAAAAGTAAATATCAGACAGATTTACTGGAGAATATTGTAGATTTTCAAAGTGGATTATGGAAAGGATATACAGATGATTTACAGTTAGTAAAAGTTTTAAGAAATACGAATTTTGATAATGGAAAATTGTCATATAAAAATATCGCCGAAATAGATGTTGATAAAGAACAATTTAAAAAGAGGCAATTAAAATATGGCGATATTATTTTAGAAAAATCAGGAGGAAGTGAAACGCAAGCAATAGGACGAGTCGCACTATTTGATAAAAATACAGAAGAAATATATTCATATTCAAACTTTTGTTTAAGGATTAGAGTAAAAGAAGAAAATAAAGTTAATCCTATTTATTTGTGGTTATTCCTTAATGATTTTTATAATAATGGCGGCACTAAACCACTGCAAAACGGCGTAAGATTATTAAATATTGATTTAGAAGGATATAAAAAAATTAATATTCCATTACCGCCAAAAGGTTAA
- a CDS encoding radical SAM protein: protein MKNILLINPPVYDFTAFDLWAKPLGILYLSSILKQNGFNIKMFDYMYRHFGTLESKSDKYGCGHYNKLRVQKPQAYKDIPRYYSRYGLSREIAENYFEELSLSKSDFPELILVTSVMTYWYPGVFEAIKSIKKFFPTTPVILGGIYATLCPDHAKNAGADFISEGGFASLNNILKKLNFMIDMPKNFLSFPSPDFSYYDKSKYIVLRMSMGCPFRCSYCAQEVLCGQYSVKPPEKVFSEIKISVKKGINNIVFYDDALFYESEKNIKPLLKHIIKAKLNIKIHTPNGLHARYLDIELAELMKEAGFIMPRFSLETANLDMQKETGAKISNELYISAMKILQKAGYKSGEYLTYLLIGMPHQKLKDVEISIKFANSLGSKVSLSEYSVIPRTKDFLKIDEKFVREPLYHNKSIYPLFNLIKRKDILDIKLLAIKMNSLL, encoded by the coding sequence ATGAAAAATATACTATTAATTAATCCCCCTGTTTATGATTTTACGGCTTTTGACCTGTGGGCTAAACCTTTAGGGATTCTTTATCTTTCTTCAATACTGAAACAAAATGGATTTAACATAAAGATGTTTGATTATATGTACAGGCATTTTGGCACTCTTGAAAGCAAGTCTGATAAATATGGCTGTGGACATTATAATAAGCTAAGAGTTCAAAAGCCGCAAGCGTATAAAGATATTCCACGCTATTATTCAAGGTATGGATTAAGCAGAGAAATTGCAGAAAATTATTTTGAAGAGCTGAGTTTGTCAAAAAGTGATTTTCCCGAATTGATATTAGTAACTTCTGTAATGACATATTGGTATCCGGGTGTTTTTGAAGCAATTAAAAGTATAAAAAAGTTTTTTCCCACAACCCCTGTGATTTTGGGTGGGATATATGCCACGCTTTGTCCTGATCACGCAAAAAATGCAGGTGCAGATTTTATTTCAGAAGGCGGATTTGCTTCTTTAAATAATATATTAAAAAAATTAAATTTTATGATTGATATGCCAAAAAACTTTTTATCTTTTCCCTCTCCTGATTTTTCGTATTATGACAAAAGCAAATATATTGTTTTAAGAATGTCTATGGGCTGTCCTTTTAGATGTTCTTATTGCGCTCAGGAGGTTTTGTGCGGCCAATATAGTGTAAAACCCCCAGAGAAAGTATTTTCGGAAATTAAAATTTCTGTGAAAAAAGGGATAAATAATATAGTATTTTATGATGATGCCTTGTTTTATGAGAGCGAAAAAAATATAAAACCTTTGCTAAAACATATAATAAAAGCAAAACTGAATATTAAAATTCATACACCCAATGGTCTTCATGCTAGATATTTGGATATTGAATTGGCGGAACTTATGAAAGAAGCAGGCTTTATTATGCCGCGCTTCAGTTTAGAAACAGCAAATCTTGATATGCAAAAAGAGACAGGAGCAAAAATTTCAAATGAACTCTACATCAGCGCAATGAAAATATTACAAAAAGCAGGATATAAAAGTGGAGAATATTTGACATATCTATTAATAGGTATGCCGCATCAAAAGTTAAAAGATGTTGAAATTTCAATTAAATTTGCAAATAGTCTGGGTTCAAAAGTATCGCTTTCAGAATATTCGGTTATTCCGCGCACAAAAGATTTTCTTAAAATAGATGAAAAATTTGTACGGGAACCATTATATCATAATAAATCGATTTATCCACTTTTTAACCTCATTAAAAGGAAAGATATTTTAGATATTAAGCTGCTTGCAATTAAAATGAATAGTTTGCTATAA
- a CDS encoding pyridoxamine 5'-phosphate oxidase family protein, whose translation MKKILCLFLAVVYFISGASSFAFAASKKEKKMENVDKVVKFLQDSKVFYIATIDGDQPRVRPFGVALNIDGKVSICTGAFKNVYKQIEKNPKVEISAMSSDGRWIRVSGSLVNVTNEENQQKFFAAAPGLSDIYAGDKRKDFTILSFKNAIATIENISTEKEVIELK comes from the coding sequence ATGAAAAAGATTTTGTGTTTGTTTTTGGCAGTTGTATACTTTATATCTGGCGCAAGCTCTTTTGCTTTCGCAGCTTCAAAAAAGGAGAAAAAAATGGAAAATGTAGATAAAGTAGTAAAATTTTTACAGGATAGCAAAGTTTTTTATATAGCGACAATTGACGGCGATCAGCCAAGAGTAAGACCTTTCGGCGTAGCCCTTAATATTGACGGCAAAGTCAGTATCTGTACAGGCGCATTTAAAAATGTATATAAACAGATAGAAAAAAATCCTAAAGTTGAAATTTCAGCAATGTCTTCCGATGGCAGATGGATAAGAGTGTCAGGATCTTTGGTCAATGTAACTAATGAAGAAAATCAACAAAAATTTTTTGCAGCAGCTCCTGGCCTGAGCGATATTTATGCAGGCGATAAAAGAAAAGATTTCACAATTTTAAGTTTTAAAAATGCCATAGCAACAATTGAAAATATATCTACAGAAAAAGAAGTTATCGAATTGAAATAA